A genomic window from Ischnura elegans chromosome 10, ioIscEleg1.1, whole genome shotgun sequence includes:
- the LOC124167200 gene encoding uncharacterized protein LOC124167200: MKEWVVVEFAETKECKAIPSSWLSESKEECFFPPSSLPEREVRFYIKSCVAAKKEWPQYQVRHFAQSITGEFIKAVELEKDAVDTSDVDAHRPLGRGYRKRKAAIIDSDEERFTKKTPGRIRRNFSDSDDSSPERCERRISTMTPPVFSPSQRASPSPPASCLKTEEGGTTRREVISEDFLQYLTRIEKTQLEILKEIRALKRAKPNCQMPDERDNELLLSWKFPMDTMEEFDALEVELLKKPFHAALTVELCRRGGNNITEGVFGMLYYLFTNNLGRRFSFFGHSKMSTKKIQFSATRTCACIIDAFGCKPTLKEYGYKDIKDKAIDWFRHAESRHKRGEERKKNCK; this comes from the exons ATGAAG GAATGGGTTGTGGTGGAGTTTGCGGAGACGAAGGAGTGCAAGGCAATCCCAAGTTCTTGGTTGTCGGAATCTAAGGAGGAATGTTTCTTCCCCCCCTCAAGTCTTCCGGAGCGGGAGGTTCGCTTTTATATTAAATCTTGTGTGGCAGCAAAAAAAGAATGGCCTCAATACCAGGTCCGCCATTTTGCCCAAAGCATAACAG GGGAATTTATAAAGGCTGTTGAGTTAGAGAAGGATGCAGTTGATACGTCAGACGTCGATGCCCACCGTCCTTTGGGGCGAGGTTATCGTAAAAGGAAAGCTGCTATCATTGATAGTGATGAAGAAAGGTTTACCAAGAAGACTCCGGGCAGAATTAGGAGAAATT TCTCTGACAGTGATGATTCATCTCCTGAGAGATGTGAGAGGCGCATCTCCACCATGACCCCTCCAGTGTTTTCACCTAGTCAGA GAGCTTCACCATCCCCACCAGCCTCATGCCTTAAAACTGAAGAGGGGGGAACAACTCGGAGGGAAG ttatttctgaagacTTTCTTCAGTACTTAACGAGAATCgagaagacgcagctggaaattttaaaggaaattcgggctttgaaaagagctaagccgaactgccagatgccagatgaaagagacaacgaattattattgtcttggaaattccccatggatacaatggaggaatttgatgccctggaggtggaactcctcaaaaagccattccacgcagctctg actgtagagttatgcagacGAGGTGGGAATAACATAactgagggtgttttcggcatgttatacTATCTCtttaccaataaccttggtcggaggttttcattttttggccattctaaaatgagcacaaaaaaaatccagtttagtgccaccagaacgtgtgcctgtataattg atgctttcgGTTGCAAGCCCACATTGAAAGAATATGGCTATAAGGACATCAAGGATAAGGCTATTGATTGGTTCAGGCATGCCGAGTCAAGGCATaagaggggggaggagaggaaaaagaattgtaaatga